In the Natrinema sp. CBA1119 genome, TCTGTCGAGCCCGCGGATCCACAGCAGCGCCCCGCCCATCGCGCGCTGGTGGAGCGGCGGGACGGTTTCCGTCTCGAACTCGACGCCGTCCGGAATCTGGTTCGACGGGACCCAGTGGGCGAGGCGCTCGTCGTTGTTCGCTACGTCGAGCAACAGCGCCGTCTTCTCCGACTCGTCGAATCCGACGTCGTCGAGCGACGACGACAGAGGGTCCGCGAGGAGGAGTTCGCGCGCCGTGGTCTCGATGTGGTCCGCCGTGAACCGCGGCAGATTCTCGTCGAGACTCTCGAAGAAGTTCACCTCGAGGAGATGGTCGTACAGTCGCCAGCCGGGTGCTGCGACGTCCGTATACAGTCCGCTCGGTTCGTCCGGGACGCCGACATCGCGGACGTCCGGTAAACGGCGGATTTCGTCCGCGATGTTCTCCCGTTCTCGCTCGAGCAGTTCGCGATCGAGTCGCCCGGCGAGATCGGCCCGGATTGCTTCGCCTCGAGAGGCGAACGCCGAGTCGGACCGCGGTTCGATCTGTCCGGCGAGTAGCTCCCACGTTACCGTCCCGTCCCCTGGGGTATCGACGCCGAGAGCCGTCGCCAGATCGCGTTGTTCCGCGACCGTCATATCTGACGCAGTGGATATTTGTGTCATGATACCACGCCACAAAGAACTCCATTACGTATTTTGATAATGCTTATCAAAGAATTCCGGATCGCTACGGCCTGTCTAAATGAGAGTGAGGCTGCAATAGATAAAGTTGCGGACAGAGTCGATTTCGGTCCGTTCGACCCTCGTCGCAGGCGGCGACCAACCCGTAGAGCGGACGGAGTCCGGTACGGTGTCGATTACGGCCTGTAGCGGTCGCCTTCCCGAAAGTGACCGCCGCCCGTCACATACGATCGGGACAGCGAATCGGTATCGCCACCGAGCACGGTCCCCGACGCGATGACGGCAGCAGTTTTTCACCGTCCGGCGCGTACCGAGCGACAGTGGAGACCGGTGATCGACCTTCCCGATGTTCTCGCGCGACTCGAGCAGCCCGCGTACACCGGTGAAAACCGGTGTCTCCCGTGTACGGCGATCAACGTTGTCATCGCGATTACGCTCGCGGTCGGGATCGGTGTCGCGACCACCGCACCCGTCGGCGCGCTCGCGCTCACCGTCTTTCTGGGACTCATCCGCCTCCGTGGCTACCTCGTTCCGGGCACCCCGACGATCACCCGACGGTATTTTCCGGATCGCCTTCTCGCCGTGTTCGGCAAATCCCCGTCGGACGCCCTGACGGTCGAGACGGTCTCGCCCGACGCCCTCGAAACCGTTCTGACCGACACCACCGTCGCGACTGAACACGGGGACGAGATCCGACTGGAACCGTCCTTTCAGCGGCAGTGGAACGAGCGACTACCGCGCGACGGCGCTCCCGAACCGCGTTCGGACGACGTGCGGTCGATGCTCGGCGCGGACGAAATCAGGCAACTCGGCGACGCGTCGTACGTTCTCGACGGTCGAACACAGGTCCGATGGGAGTCGACCGCGGCGCTCGCGGCGGACGTGGCCGCGGCGGCCGAACTCCGAACCCGACTCGAGGGATGGGACGCGCTCGCGGTCGACGAGCGTCGCGACCTCCTGACGGGACTGCGAGTGCTTCGAGACCGCTGTCCGGCCTGTGACAGTGGGGTGACGACGACGGCCGAACGCCTCGAGCACTGCTGTCGGCGGCCCCGCGTCGGGATTCGATCGGTCTGCGAGACGTGTGATCGGCCGCTGGTCGAGGTCGTCGTCACCGAGTCGAGCGCCGACCCGTGGCTCGAGTTGGCCGGGGTGACGGTCGCGGACGACTCGGCGTCCACCCTCTAGGAACCGAACCGCGTAATACGGCCGTCTCAGTCGTCCCCGGCCGCCGGATCCGCGGTTTCGCCGAGAGGTTCGATATCGACGTCGATCTCCGCGGCGGCGGCTTTGTATTCGGGAATCTTCGAGCGCTCGTCGAGCACGTGGTTCGTGAGCTTGTTCGCCGAGGCGGCCGCGAAGTGCGGCGTCGTCCAGACGACCCCCTCTTTGGTGTCTTCTGTCACGTGGGCCTCGAGCGTGATCTCGCCCCGTCTCGAGTGCAGACGGACGTACTCGCCGTCCTCGATGCCGTAGCGCTCGGCGTCGGTCGGATGCACGTCGACGAAGTTCTCCGGAGTCTGCTTGTTGAGCGTCGGCGATCGCGTGCTCATCGTCCCGGTGTTGTAGTGTTCCTCGAGGCGCGCGGTCGTGAGGATCAGCGGGTACTCGTCGTCGGGCGTCTCGGCCGGCGGCTGGTGGGCGACACCCTCGATCCGGCCGAGGCCGCTCTCGGTGTCGAACTCGTGTTCGTAGAGGAACGGATCCCCCTCGTCACCGGGCTCGTAGCACGGCCAGTGCAGTCCCTCCTCGCCCAGCAGATCGTAGGTCATCCCGTGATAGCTCGGACAGACCTGCCGGAGCTCCTCGAAGACCGCCTCGGGGTCGTCGAAGCCGAACAGGTCGTCGCCATCATCGAACAGCCGCGTCCCGACCTCGCTTACGATCTCGAGGTCGTGTTTCGTGTTCTCGTGGACCTTCCCGACGCCGCGCATCCGCTGGACGCGCCGGTCAGTGTTGGTGACGGTGCCGCCGCGTTCGGCCCAGGTAGTGGCGGGGAGGATGACGTCGGCGTACTCCGCGGTTTCGGTCGGGAAGATGTCTTGGACGACCGTGAACTCGAGGTCTTCGAGCCGGTCGGCGACGTTGTTAGCGTCGGGTTCGCTCATCACGGGGTTCTCGCCCATGACGTAGAGGCCCTTGATCGAGTCACCGGCCTCGTAGGAGATTTCGACGTTCGTCAGCCCGGGCTCGGCCGGAATCTCGAAGCCCCAGACCTCCTCGACGGACTCGCGGGCCTCGTCGTCGTCGACTAGCTGGTAGCCCGGCAGGACGTTCGGCATCGCACCGACGTCGCAGGTCCCCTGGACGTTGTTCTGGCCGCGAAGCGGGTTGACGCCCGTGCCGGGTCGCCCGAGGTTACCCGTGATCAGCGCGAGATTGATCTCGTTTTGCACGTTATCGACGCCGCAAGCGTGCTGGCTCATCCCCATCCCGGTGAAAATGGCCGCGTTGTCGGCTTCGGCGTACTTCTCGGCCGCGAGTTCGATCGCCTCGAGGTCGACGCCACACTCCTCTGCCGCTGCTTGCTTGTCGAAATCCTCGAGGGTCTCTTTCAGGTGGTCGAACCCCTCGGTGCGCTCCTCGATGAACTCCTCGTCGATCCAACCGTCCTCGGGGTGGTCCTCGTGGTGCTCGAGGATCTTCGTGAGGACGATATTGAGAAGCGGGATGTCAGTGCCGGGATTCAACTGGAGGTGCTGGTGACGGTCGGTGTCGTCGATCTGGAACGATCGCGTCGTCTTGTTCGCGTGCGGGTCGACCTGAATGACGGTCGCCCCCTCGAGGACGGCCTGCCGGAAGTACTGGCTGTTGGCGATCGGATGTTGCTCGCCGGGGTTCGCCCCCTGAATCCAGAACACGTCGGCCTCCTCGCGGAGGTCGCGCATGCTGTTGGTCATCGCGCCCGCGCCCAGACTCGTCCGGAGCGCCCAGACCGTCGAGGCGTGACACATCCGCGTGCAGTTGTCGACGTTGTTGGTGCCATACCGGCGAGCCAGCTTCTGGAGGAGGTAGTTCTCCTCGTTCATCACCTTCGAGGAGCCGAAAAAGCCCATCGCGTCCGGGCCGTACTCGTCGCGAATCCGCTCGAGTTCGCCGACGATGTACTCGTAGGCCTCCTCCCAGGAGGCCTCGCGGAACTCCCCCTCTTCTTTGATCAGCGGGTCGGTGAGTCGGTCCTCGTGGTCGACCACCTCCGTCGCCGCGCCGCCTTTAATGCAGATGCGCCCCTCGTTAACCGGGGCGTCACCCCACGGCATGAACTGGACGTCGCCGGGCTCCTCGCCGGGCTGTACCATGATTCCACACCCGACGCCACAGTACGGACAGATCGTCTTGACTGGCTCTTGCTGATCACTGGACATTGGATAGCCTCCAGGTGTCGCACCCGTTAGACGCATCTCACTATCCGAGTGTGCATGAGGCTTTCTACCATGCAGGCGGTAAGTTGGAGCGAGCGACGGATCAACCGGGAGTACTCGACGGGGAAACGCTAACGGTCACGCGTGCGAAACCGTCACGCGATGGAGCTCACGCGGTCGCTCGTGGAATCCCAGGCGCGCGAGTATCGAGAGCGAGAGCCCCTGTACGCCGTCGAGGAAGAGAACCTCGAGACGCTCCCGGCAGCGTTCGAGTCGGGCGAGTACGGCCGGCGGGACGCGGCCTGGGTCGTCAGGTGGTACTACCGGCGATTTCTCGGCGGCTACCCCGACGCCGAGCGACGGGACGCAGAAGATCGATTCTGGAGCAACGACTTCGAAACCGTCAGAGACGCCATCGCCGACGCCGTCGATGCTATCGACGCAGGCGGCTCGGACGATGCCGCCGCGGGGATCGACTCGCTGACCGCCCTCGAGGCCGTCGACGTCCCCGTCGCCTCGGCGTTTTGCATGTTTATCGACCCAGCGAAGTACGTCGTCGTCGGTCCTCGCGAGTGGTCAACGCTCCGGGACGCGGACGAACTCTCTCACTCGTATCCGGATCCGCCGTCGGTTCCGCAGTACGAGACCTACCTCGAGCGCTGTCGCTCGCTCGCCGACCGCTTCGACTGCGATCTGTGGACGCTGTATCGGGCGCTCTGGCGGCTCTCGGACTGATCGACACCGTTCGATTCGACCCGGACCGCGACCTGACCCTTTTGCCATCGCTGGACGAACGGTCGACTATGTCCCTCGAGAGCGGACGAGACGAGCGCACGGCTATCATCCTCGCGGGCGGTCACTCGACCCGCTTCGGCGAGGCGGACAAGGCCGTCGCCGACCTCGCCGGGACGCCGATGATCCGCCGCGTCGTCGATCGCCTCGACCCCGTGGTCGACGAAATCGTCGTCAACTGCCGGGACGAGCAGGTGACGGCGATCCGCTCGGTCCTCGAGGGGGGACCGGAGTTCTCGTTCGCGGTCGACCCGATCCCCGACCGCGGGCCAATGGCGGGCATCATGACTGGGCTTCGCGACGCGAGCGGAGAGTACGCCGCCGTCGTCGCCTGTGACATGCCCTTCGTCGAGCCAGCCCTCGTCGACCACCTCTTCGACCGGGCGGCCGGCCACGAGGCCGCGGTGCCGCGGCTCGAGGACCAGTGGTTTCAGACCACCCAGGCCGTCTATCGCGCCGGGCCGATGGCCGAAGCCTGCGAGCGCGCCCTCGAGCGCGACGAGCGCAGAGTCGTCGAGCCCCTGCTGGACCTCGACTACATCGTCGTCGACGAGGACGAGGTACGCGAGTACGCGCCGCTCGAGACGTTCGAGAACGTCAACACACGCGAGGAGTTCGAGGCGGCGCTCGAGCGACTCAAGGAGGACGGCGCGTGACGCCAAGTACGTCTGACTGCTCACTGCTCGAGGACAATCAGACCCCCGCGCGATCGGAATGCGCGGATCGGATCGGTTCGGTACACCGCGATTCCAACCGGGCCAACTGATGAGTCCACTGTGATGGAACACAGCGGTCGTTCTCGTGGATACTGAATCACCGTGTCAGCGAAGGATTACGTCCGGCCCTACTCGACCTGAACGGTCCCGAGCATCCCGGAACTCTCGTGGGGGATACAGTAGTAGTGGTACGTGCCGGGCACCTCGAACGTCCGTTCGTACTCGGAAGTCGGTTCGATGAGACCCGCTGTCAGGGTATTTCTCGCGGCGCGCTCGGACTCGAAGCCGCCGCTCGCGAAGTACGTGGCACCGTCCGGAAGCTCGGCTTCGGAAGCGGTGACCGTGTGATCGACGTCGCTCGTGTTCTTCCAGGTCACGGTCCGTCCGGGTGCTATCGTCGTCGCCTCCGGATCGAACCCGAACCCGCCGGTCATCGTGACGGTCCGATCGGTCGACGACCGACTCTGCAGACACCCGGCGGTCCCGATCGTCGCGAGTGCGGTACCGCCGAGACGGAGGATCGCCCGCCGATCAGCGCGGTTGAATGGCATGAATACGAGTATTGAAGCGTGGCCGTCTCAGATCGCCACGAAGATATCGGTCGCGTACATCACGGCGAAGCCGATCAGGAAGGCCAGCAGATTCGTCGCACTGCCGACGCGTCCACCCGCGTCACGAACCATCCGTGTGATCTCCCAGACGACCTGCAGGATCGCACCAACACCGATCGCGAGGAAGAACGCACCGACCGTCGGCGAGTAGGCGAGGCTCCCGATCCATCCGCCGAGGATGACCGGTGCGCCGGCGAGGAGACCGAGCGCCACGAAGTGCCACCAGGCCGGGCGCTCGTCACGCGCGACCGGCGCAACGACCGCCGGACCTTCCGTCACGTTGTGGAGCATGAACCCGATGACGAGGAACGCGCCGAGCGAGACGCGACCGAGCGCGAACGAACTCCCGATGGCGAGTCCCTCCGCGAGGTTGTGGAGGCCGATGCCAAGCGCCACCAGATACGCGACCCAGAGACCGCCGCCCGCTCGACCGTCGCCGGCGGCGCGTCCCTCCCGCCACGAACTGATCGATTGCACGAGTAACAGTGCGCCGAGAACCCCGGAGACGACCAGGAGGTTGCCCTCGTAAGCCCCCGGGATTCGCTCGGCGAGTTCGAACGCCTCGAATCCGGCGTCGAACGCGAGGAACGCGAGCACACCGGTGGCAAACAG is a window encoding:
- the fdhF gene encoding formate dehydrogenase subunit alpha codes for the protein MSSDQQEPVKTICPYCGVGCGIMVQPGEEPGDVQFMPWGDAPVNEGRICIKGGAATEVVDHEDRLTDPLIKEEGEFREASWEEAYEYIVGELERIRDEYGPDAMGFFGSSKVMNEENYLLQKLARRYGTNNVDNCTRMCHASTVWALRTSLGAGAMTNSMRDLREEADVFWIQGANPGEQHPIANSQYFRQAVLEGATVIQVDPHANKTTRSFQIDDTDRHQHLQLNPGTDIPLLNIVLTKILEHHEDHPEDGWIDEEFIEERTEGFDHLKETLEDFDKQAAAEECGVDLEAIELAAEKYAEADNAAIFTGMGMSQHACGVDNVQNEINLALITGNLGRPGTGVNPLRGQNNVQGTCDVGAMPNVLPGYQLVDDDEARESVEEVWGFEIPAEPGLTNVEISYEAGDSIKGLYVMGENPVMSEPDANNVADRLEDLEFTVVQDIFPTETAEYADVILPATTWAERGGTVTNTDRRVQRMRGVGKVHENTKHDLEIVSEVGTRLFDDGDDLFGFDDPEAVFEELRQVCPSYHGMTYDLLGEEGLHWPCYEPGDEGDPFLYEHEFDTESGLGRIEGVAHQPPAETPDDEYPLILTTARLEEHYNTGTMSTRSPTLNKQTPENFVDVHPTDAERYGIEDGEYVRLHSRRGEITLEAHVTEDTKEGVVWTTPHFAAASANKLTNHVLDERSKIPEYKAAAAEIDVDIEPLGETADPAAGDD
- a CDS encoding molybdenum cofactor guanylyltransferase; its protein translation is MSLESGRDERTAIILAGGHSTRFGEADKAVADLAGTPMIRRVVDRLDPVVDEIVVNCRDEQVTAIRSVLEGGPEFSFAVDPIPDRGPMAGIMTGLRDASGEYAAVVACDMPFVEPALVDHLFDRAAGHEAAVPRLEDQWFQTTQAVYRAGPMAEACERALERDERRVVEPLLDLDYIVVDEDEVREYAPLETFENVNTREEFEAALERLKEDGA
- a CDS encoding plastocyanin/azurin family copper-binding protein, yielding MPFNRADRRAILRLGGTALATIGTAGCLQSRSSTDRTVTMTGGFGFDPEATTIAPGRTVTWKNTSDVDHTVTASEAELPDGATYFASGGFESERAARNTLTAGLIEPTSEYERTFEVPGTYHYYCIPHESSGMLGTVQVE
- a CDS encoding ZIP family metal transporter codes for the protein MADERRDTTTDGGLPAETEVGQPLGVPRWVTAVLPIVLLVLVLGAFVFTSPLAGIQGGEPLPDVTVTHSTLPSDDTVVLHVTNNGPEEVTISQVLVDEAYWNFRVEGAGGDRTLEPRESARVVVPYHWNPGWDLEVDLVLSDGATVSHGIEAPQQSPGFGADVLWTLALIGLFVGVIPVALGMLWFPYIRTMSDRTLHAVLLFATGVLAFLAFDAGFEAFELAERIPGAYEGNLLVVSGVLGALLLVQSISSWREGRAAGDGRAGGGLWVAYLVALGIGLHNLAEGLAIGSSFALGRVSLGAFLVIGFMLHNVTEGPAVVAPVARDERPAWWHFVALGLLAGAPVILGGWIGSLAYSPTVGAFFLAIGVGAILQVVWEITRMVRDAGGRVGSATNLLAFLIGFAVMYATDIFVAI